Proteins from one Gossypium raimondii isolate GPD5lz chromosome 8, ASM2569854v1, whole genome shotgun sequence genomic window:
- the LOC105790119 gene encoding uncharacterized protein LOC105790119: MACFCSIQLLPFAKSLTLLSPISTLSSLPLRPIRSNFSPPPVSSLPSPFICRCTSATSPPPHSDGFIGFLDDEEEEAAAAGEEEEEEDEEELYEDDDLDMEALESEAKDAVRSYSTSLSRQLTIEDETDDLKGFKGKQKRRKGATKTIPDHLLPKVTIVGRPNVGKSALFNRLVGGNRAIVVDEPGVTRDRLYGRSFWGDHEFVVVDTGGVLNVSKSQANVMEDLAISTTIGMDGISLLSREAAVARMPSMIERQATAAVEEASVIIFLVDGQAGLTAADVEIADWLRKSYSSKYIVLAVNKCESPRKGVMQASEFWSLGFSPIPISALSGTGTGELLDLVCSGLKKTEDVENMDEEENYVPSIAIVGRPNVGKSSILNSLLGEDRTIVSPISGTTRDAIDTEFVGPDGQKFRLIDTAGIRRRASVASSGSTTEALSVNRAFRAIRRSDVVALVIEAMACITEQDTRIAERIEKEGKGCLIVVNKWDTIPNKNQQTATYYEQDVREKMRMLDWAPIVYSTAITGQSVEKVIVAASTVEKERARRLSTAILNQVIREAIAFKPPPRTRGGKRGRVYYCTQAAIRPPTFVFFVNDAKLFPETYRRYMEKQLRSDAGFAGTPIRLLWRSRRKVEKDEGKAATRTRSNLSPREGNVALTT, translated from the exons atggcaTGTTTTTGTAGTATCCAATTGCTCCCTTTCGCTAAATCACTCACTCTCCTTTCTCCCATTTCCACACTTTCCTCTCTTCCTCTTCGACCTATTCGTTCTAATTTCTCTCCTCCGCCGGTTTCCTCCCTCCCTTCTCCGTTTATCTGCCGCTGCACCTCTGCCACTTCTCCGCCTCCTCACTCCGACGGATTCATAGGTTTTCTAGAcgacgaagaagaagaagctgcGGCGGCGggggaggaggaggaggaggaagacGAAGAAGAATTGTATGAGGACGATGATTTGGACATGGAAGCACTTGAATCCGAAGCCAAAGATGCCGTTCGTAGCTATTCGACTTCCTTATCTCGCCAATTAACCATTG AGGACGAGACAGATGATCTGAAGGGGTTTAAAGGAAAGCAGAAGAGGCGTAAAGGTGCTACCAAAACT ATTCCTGACCATCTTCTTCCAAAAGTCACAATAGTTGGAAGGCCAAATGTTGGGAAATCAGCATTATTTAATCGCCTTGTGGGG GGAAACAGGGCGATTGTGGTGGATGAACCTGGGGTTACCCGGGATCGGTTGTATGGTAGATCTTTCTGGGGAGATCATGAATTTGTGGTGGTTGATACTGGAGGAGTTCTAAATGTGTCAAAGTCACAGGCTAATGTAATGGAAGACTTGGCTATTTCAACAACTATTGGCATGGATGGGATTTCATTACTCTCTAGAGAGGCAGCTGTTGCAAGGATGCCTTCTATGATTGAACGGCAAGCTACTGCAGCTGTTGAAGAAGCATCTGTCATTATATTCCTTGTAGATGGGCAG GCTGGTCTAACGGCAGCTGATGTGGAGATTGCAGACTGGCTTCGAAAGAGCTACTCAAGTAAATATATTGTCCTTGCAGTGAATAAGTGTGAATCTCCACGGAAAGGAGTCATGCAAGCGTCAGAGTTTTGGTCATTGGG GTTCTCTCCGATTCCTATTTCTGCTTTATCTGGGACTGGAACTGGGGAGCTTCTTGATCTTGTTTGTTCAGGGCTTAAAAAGACTGAG GATGTAGAAAATATGGACGAGGAAGAGAATTATGTCCCCTCGATTGCAATTGTTGGTCGACCAAATGTTGGTAAAAGCAGCATTCTAAATTCTTTGCTTGGGGAGGATAGAACAATTGTGAGCCCCATCAGTGGTACCACTCGTGATGCAATTGATACAGAATTTGTTGGACCTGATGGCCAG AAGTTCCGGCTTATCGATACTGCTGGGATCAGAAGAAGGGCATCTGTAGCTTCATCGGGTAGTACCACTGAGGCTTTATCAGTGAACAGAGCATTCCGTGCCATCCGTCGGTCTGATGTCGTTGCTCTAGTCATTGAGGCCATGGCTTGCATAACTGAACAG GATACTAGAATTGCTGAGAGAATagagaaagaaggaaagggTTGTCTGATTGTTGTAAACAAATGGGATACAATACCAAATAAAAACCAGCAAACTGCAACATACTACGAGCAAGATGTTAGAGAGAAGATGCGCATGCTTGATTGGGCTCCCATTGTTTATTCTACTGCAATCACCGGTCAGAGTGTTGAAAA GGTAATTGTTGCAGCTAGCACAGTTGAAAAGGAGAGAGCAAGAAGACTTAGCACGGCAATATTGAATCAAGTGATTCGGGAAGCAATAGCATTCAAACCCCCTCCTAGGACACGAGGTGGCAAGAGAGGACGTGTTTATTATTGCACACAG GCAGCTATTAGGCCACCTACATTTGTTTTCTTCGTCAATGATGCAAAACTATTTCCGGAGACCTACCGACGTTATATGGAGAAGCAACTTCGCTCAGATGCTGGGTTCGCTGGTACTCCTATCCGACTTCTTTGGCGAAGTAGAAGAAAAGTGGAAAAAGACGAAG GTAAGGCCGCAACAAGAACAAGATCGAATCTCTCTCCACGTGAAGGAAACGTAGCATTAACAACATGA